AAGGGACTAAACCATGCCGACATTACCTACCCTAAAATGCTGCAAAAGGCAGGTTACCGGACTATCCATGTAGGTAAAGCACATTTTGGATGTATGAACAGCGAAGGAGAAAATCCGAAAAATATAGGATTCGATGTAAATATCGCAGGGTCCTCCATCGGGCAACCGGGAAGTTATCACGGCGAGAATGGTTACGGATGGATTAAAGGGAATAAAGAGAGAGCTGTGCCCGGATTGGAAAAATATCACCGCACAAACACATTCCTTTCAGATGCATTAACCCTGGAAGCCGGAGAGGAAATTGCCAAAGCGGTAGCAGAAAAACGACCGTTTTATCTTAATATGGCACATTATGCCGTACATGCTCCTTTCGAAACAGACGAACGCTTTATTGGACACTACACCGCTGCCGATAAGAACGATCAGGCAAAAGCGTTTGCTACGCTTATCGAGGGAATGGACAAATCACTGGGCGACCTGATGGAGAAACTCGAAAAACTGGGAGTGGCACAGAATACATTGATCATCTTCCTGGGAGATAACGGTGGAGATGCACCGCTGGGAGGAGCTGCAGACTATGGTTCATCAGCACCACTCAAAGGCAAAAAAGGATCTGAGTTTGAAGGTGGTGTTCGTGTGCCTTTTATTGTTAGCTGGGCACACCCGGATGCAAAAAACAAATTCCAGAAACAATTCCCTATTGCAAAAAACAAGGTTATGAAACAGATTGGAACAGTAATGGATATATACCCCACTGTGCTTTCCGTTTCAGGAATAAAAGCTCCGAAAAACCACGTATTGGATGGCTTTAGTTTAAAGACATTATTGCAAGGAAAACCGGATAAAAACCATCCGCAAGAGTTCCTGATGCATTTTCCTCACGAGCATCGTGGCAGCTATTTTACTACTTTCCGCAAAGGAGACTGGAAGCTTATCTACCACTACAATCCGGAAAATCCAGGATCTCCCGGCTATCAGCTTTATAATCTTGCAAAAGATGAGACGGAAACAACCAACCTTGTCAAATCAGAACCTGAAAAGCTGAAAGCAATGGTTAGTGAAATGACTCAACGGTTAAAGGCGGAAGGGGCACTCTACCCAGTCGACAAGGATGGTAAAGCGCTGGAACCAATCATTCCGCAATAACAGCCGGAATCATCAGTTGAAAGTAGCGATAACTGATGGCGAATCCATCACGAAGATATGTTTTATCTTAAATAAGGAGAAGAGGGAAGCTAAGAAATTGGCTTCCCTTTTTCTTTTTGAAAAAAAGGGAGTTGTAACTTCTCATTTCTTCAAAAAAGGAATCTGGACATAATAAGCTATATCATTCCAAACATTACTTATCATTCAAACTATTATTTCACATATTTCATTATGTAAGCCTAAAAATATTTCATACATTTGTTCCCATTATATTAAATACGCAAGCATAAAACTTGGGTATTGATAACACAAAATCAGACTATGAAAAGGCGCAAAAGACTACTTTCTTATTTGTTTCTTTGTTTTTGTTATGTTAGCACTTTCGCACAAACAGATGATGACAATGTAATTATCACCAATATGGAGGATGTCTTTACATTTAAACTCAATGATGACAAAAAACTGTTTATTGAAGAAAAGTCTTCAGCCACATATGTATCTGTAATATCCAAGGAAGTTTTTTTAGCCAAATTCTACAATGAATACTCGGAAATAACAAATATCAAGGTAGACGGATTAAAAAACGTTAGACCTCAATACAGAATGTATCAGAAAGAAGGTTTATTTTATCACGACTCTAGAGTCTGCATAATAAATTTACCATTTACTCAGAAAAATAAGATTGCAGAAGTCTCTTATAAAAGAATCTTTCAAGATCCTCACTATTTTACTACAGTCAATCTATCCGAGCAACAATTTATACAGAATAAGATTGTAAAATTAATTGTCCCCTTTTGGATGGACATTGACATCCAAGAGAAGAATCTTGGAACAAATATAAAAAAAGAAGTCATAGCAGATGAGAAGGCTAAAACTCATACATACATTTATTACATTGAAAATCAAAAAACAGAAAAAGAAGAGCCTAACAGTCCGGGATATTCATATATCTGTCCTCATTTAAGAATCATATCCAAAACAGCTACTATCAACGGATCAAAACAATCCATTTTTGATGGGCTTGAAAGTCTTTACAAATGGAATCACGGTGCCACTCTTCAGGACAGCAGTGATTCAACGGTTATCTATAATAAAGCTCAAGAAATAATTAAAGAATGTACTACTCCGGAAAGAAAAATCAAAGCTATTTATTCATGGGTACAGGAAAATATTCGTTATATTGCTTTTGAGTATGGAATTTGGAGATTCAGACCTGCTGACGCACAAGATGTATTGCAAAAGAAATATGGCGATTGCAAAGGAATGTCCAATTTATTAAAGTCGCTGCTTGTTGCAGCTGGTTTTGATGCACGGCTTGCATGGATAGCCACCAATGAAATTGATTTCGATTTTTCAACTCCATTACCCATTTTAGATCACATGATCTGTGCCCTGAACTGGAACAATAAGTTCTATTTCCTTGATCCTACAGTGAAATATATGCCGCTTGGCGAATATACTCAGTCGATACAAGACAGAGAGACAATGATAGAAGATGGGGATAACTATCTAATAAAACGTGTTCCCTCCATCTCCCCTATCCAAAACAAAGATAGCATATCGTGTGAATATACAGTTATAGACAAAACGTTGAGTGGCAAAGCTGTCAACTCCTTTCACGGGGAATCAAAGCAACTTATCTTGTCGCTACTTCACTCTAAAGAAAAAGACAAACAGGATTATGCAATAAAGAGATTTCTGGAAAAAGGAGAAGCGCAGGACGAGGTGTCCAATATCATTATCACTGGTACAGAACCCCAATCGGACAACCTCTCCATCAGTTATGATATAGAGCATAAATCTGCCATACAGGCCATTAATGATGAGCTGTACATCAGTCTGAATTCCGCAAAAGACTATGAAAATTTGGCCATTGACACTACCAAACGTGAAAATGATTACCTGTTCTCATTTAAAGAGCACATTGTTCGGCAAATCACGCTTCACATTCCTTCGGGATATAAAGTAACCGAACTTCCTTCCGGGTTAACAATCAAAAACAACAATCTTTTTTTTACAGTTTCATATATCCAAACAGATAACAAAGTCATCTATCGAAAAGAAATAACCATGGTTGATCCATGGGTAAAAAAGAGTTGTTTTAAAGAGTGGAATAACCACATCTCAGCTATCCGAAAAGCTTATATGGAACAAATAACCTTAAAGAAACTATAAATACATATATTATGAAGAACAAAAAAAGCAGAGTTCTTTGGATGATCATGGCTATGCTTGTATTCTCGGATATGCTTTTCGCTATCGATTATACTGAACAGGAAATGCGGGTAAGAGAAGAAGTGTGGGGATGGAACTTGCCTCAATTCAAGAACTATACCGTTCCCGACAAATATAAAAAAGAATCGGCTATCATCATTGCCCGACATAAACTAGTTGAAGTCAAAAGACAAAAACAATTCTCAAGTTTTTTACAGAGTGGAGGTTTAAGTCCGAGTCTATATTACACAGACACCGAACGATCTTTAGTTAAAATAAACGATAATGCATCTCTAAAAGAATTCTCCGAAATTTCTTTTAAGAAAGAAACCTCGACAAGGGGATACTATAGTCTCAATAAATTCAGAACAATAATTGGAGCAAGAGTGATAAAACCGGATGGTACAATAAAGGAGGTTGATGTAGCCAATGAATCAGTAACAGTTACTGAAGGTAAAAACAATAAAGAGTCATATAGAAAACTGGCTATTCCGGATCTACAAGTCGGGGATATTCTTGATTACTTTATTCACAAGGAAAAGGATTTGGAAAGCGAAAACATACCTCCCATATTCTTTGCTTTTTTTTCACCATACCCTACTCTCTCTTATTCCGTTCACTGCGAATTCGGAAAGAAGCTTACTGTTGAATATCGTTCCATAAACGGAGCTCCGGAAATGAAAATGATTAATGCAGATGAAAATTATACAATTCTTGAAGCGGAAAAAAAGGATCTTCTCAAGATAGATTTAGATAATATAAATGAAACACGATGGCTTTCAGTTATGCGTGAATTGCCCATGATCCGTATGAAGATATTAAATAATACTTCTAAAATATTATACAAACCGGCAAGTGCACGTAGTAGTGGGGTATACAACAATATTCCATCTATTAACATTTTAAACGATGCCAAATGTATGTTGGCAACCCAAGAATCTCAGATGAGCTCGTTAAAAAAGATCAATAAGAAAATATCGGAAGCAATACTAAACTACAAACAGAATTCCCTCAATGCAACTCAGGAAGATCTAGCCGTATATTGCTATGATGCACTTCGTTTATACTGGCCAAACAATTTGGAGTACTTTCCGCCAATCATGTTTATGATCCAGCTGGAAAAACTCTTAAAAGAGAATATGGTGGAGGCTAAAATAGGATTTGTTACAAGTAAGTACGATGCACGAATGGAGGAGATTACCGAACCGGGAGATTTGTATTGTGTTGTTACTGCAAATGAGAACAAACAACTCTTTTCTTTCACCGGAAGTTATTCCCCTGCCGCTGAAATCCCAGCAAGTTTTCAGGGAGAAAAAGCTTCAATCGTATCAGTAAACGCTTATAAGAGAAATAGCCCGACAGGAATTGAAGGCGATTGCAGTGAATATGAAATACATGAAACAACCGCCGACCAGAATAAGAACTTAGTAAAAATGCAAGTAACTTTTTCGGAGAGTAGTCCGCTTGAGTTAGTGATAAACCGTGAAAGTACATATACAGGCGACCAGAAAAAAGATTTTCAACAGTTACTGATCTTGGATGAAGATTGGAATAATGAAATGCGTAAGAATTTATCGATTGAAAAAACGCACTTACAGGAAATGGATGAGGATAAGAATGCACGTAAATACGTTGAAGAATGGCAAGCTTTTTACGATAAAGAACGAAAAGAACAAAAAGATAACATTAAGAAAGAGATTAATGCCATTCATGATTTTGCTCCTAAAGAGGTACTCGACTATTCTATGAAAAGCATGGGAATAACATCTCAAAATCCAGATTTACAATATACAGTAAAATACAGCATAGAGGGGTTGGTGAAAAAAGCAGGGAGCAACCTTTTGTTGGATGCAGGAAAATTAATAGGTACGCAATGGGCCCCGACAGCAGAAGATCGCAACCGCTTGGTAAATGCCATACTACCTTCCCCACGCTCTTTTATCAACGAAATACAGGTGGAAATACCAAAAGGATATGAGGTACAAGGTATTGAAAATTTGAATTATAAAATAGAAAATGAGTATGGTTCTTTTGTATCAACCGCATCCATAGCCGAAAACAAGCTCAATATCGAAACTCAGAAAGTATACAAGAAATCATTTATTCCTGTTGCAGATTGGAATGAATTACTGAAAGTAATGGATGAAACAAATAAATTTTATTCTCAATCTGTGATCTTAAAAAAGATTCAGTAAAAAAAGTATAAAAACAGGATCATTTTATCGATTAATAAAGATATTATATCTCAAAAAATAACAATCAATAGTCCGTTTAATAAGACAAAAAAGAAGATACAGAAGTTTCAAATAAAGATAATGTAAAATCTGGAATATTATTGTACCTTTAATTTTTTTTCAACTAATAACAAATCATCCTATGAAAAGAAAGATATTCAACATCCTTATCTGCGGGTTCGCTCTGGCAGCCACCGCAACATCTTGCAAACCGGGTAAACATTCAACAGACAAAGGTGATGCACTCGCAGCACATATCGATTCGACCGTGAAAGCAGGAGATGATTTCTTTGAATTTGCCAATGGAAAATGGTTTAAACAAAATCCTATCCCGGCCAGTGAACAAAGTAACGGAATTTTTCAGTTAATCCAGGATACCATCAATGCGCAGGTAAGAAAAATATGTGAATCGTCGGCAGCCGTTCAGCATGCGGAAAAGGGAAGTAACAAGCAAAAAATAGGCGATTTCTTCTTTTCGGGAATGGACAGCCTTACTCTGAACAAAAAAGGAATCAGCGATCTGAAAAACGATTTTGCCAATATAGACAGAATTAGAGATCTGAACGGCATCGTTAAAGAAGCTGCATACATCCACACCGTATCATCGTCACCTTTGTTTAACTTTTATATAGGACAAGACGATAAGAACAGCAGCAAATACCAGGTATATATTATACAGGGAGGATTAAGCTTGCCCGACCGGAGCTATTATACAGATAATGATGCGAGATCGAAAAAGATACGTGAAAAGTTTGTGGAACACGTCGGAAACATGTTCCGGATAATGGGATACGATAACACCAAAGCCAAGCTGGCTGGAGTCAAACTGATGGAAATGGAGAGCGCCCTGGCAAGAACTTCGCGCAAAAGAGAAGATACACGCGACCCATTTGCCAACTACAACAAAATGACTTCGGGTGAACTGGCACTGCTGACACCCAATCTAGACTGGAAGACTTTCATGGGTAGTGTTGGGCTGGCAAAGGTAGATAGCGTAATTGTAGGTCAGCCAGAGTTCCTGACTGCTCTAAACGGTTATCTGAAAAAGTATACAATAGACGATTGGAAGAATTATCTGAAATTCCACTTGTTGAATGGGGTATCTGAATACCTGGACGACAAGACTTTTATAGAATCTTTTAGTTTTTATGGTACCGTGCTTCGGGGAATTGAAGAACCAAAACCAAGATGGAAACGTGTGGTGGAAAAGACTGACGGTTCGCTTGGAGAATTGGTAGGACAAGTGTATGTAGACGAATATCTACCTAAAGGAACCAAAGAAAAACTCGAAGAGATTGGCGATGCCATTAAATCGGTCTTTGCTGAACGTATAAAAGGGCTCGACTGGATGAGTGCTGCCACAAAGGAAAAAGCATTGAAAAAGCTCAATGGTGTAATAATGAAAGTGGGATATCCGGATAAATGGAAAGACCTCAGCGCATTGCAGGTAGATCGTTCTT
The Bacteroides sedimenti genome window above contains:
- a CDS encoding sulfatase codes for the protein MNLKNLQLLTTGALIGGACLSSVSAQEKPNIIVFLVDDMGLMDTSVPFITDGQGNPVRQPLNNWYRTPNMERLASQGTRFSTFYAQSVSSPSRTSIMTGQNATRHRTTNWINSESNNRTPFGPPEWNWKGLNHADITYPKMLQKAGYRTIHVGKAHFGCMNSEGENPKNIGFDVNIAGSSIGQPGSYHGENGYGWIKGNKERAVPGLEKYHRTNTFLSDALTLEAGEEIAKAVAEKRPFYLNMAHYAVHAPFETDERFIGHYTAADKNDQAKAFATLIEGMDKSLGDLMEKLEKLGVAQNTLIIFLGDNGGDAPLGGAADYGSSAPLKGKKGSEFEGGVRVPFIVSWAHPDAKNKFQKQFPIAKNKVMKQIGTVMDIYPTVLSVSGIKAPKNHVLDGFSLKTLLQGKPDKNHPQEFLMHFPHEHRGSYFTTFRKGDWKLIYHYNPENPGSPGYQLYNLAKDETETTNLVKSEPEKLKAMVSEMTQRLKAEGALYPVDKDGKALEPIIPQ
- a CDS encoding transglutaminase-like domain-containing protein yields the protein MKRRKRLLSYLFLCFCYVSTFAQTDDDNVIITNMEDVFTFKLNDDKKLFIEEKSSATYVSVISKEVFLAKFYNEYSEITNIKVDGLKNVRPQYRMYQKEGLFYHDSRVCIINLPFTQKNKIAEVSYKRIFQDPHYFTTVNLSEQQFIQNKIVKLIVPFWMDIDIQEKNLGTNIKKEVIADEKAKTHTYIYYIENQKTEKEEPNSPGYSYICPHLRIISKTATINGSKQSIFDGLESLYKWNHGATLQDSSDSTVIYNKAQEIIKECTTPERKIKAIYSWVQENIRYIAFEYGIWRFRPADAQDVLQKKYGDCKGMSNLLKSLLVAAGFDARLAWIATNEIDFDFSTPLPILDHMICALNWNNKFYFLDPTVKYMPLGEYTQSIQDRETMIEDGDNYLIKRVPSISPIQNKDSISCEYTVIDKTLSGKAVNSFHGESKQLILSLLHSKEKDKQDYAIKRFLEKGEAQDEVSNIIITGTEPQSDNLSISYDIEHKSAIQAINDELYISLNSAKDYENLAIDTTKRENDYLFSFKEHIVRQITLHIPSGYKVTELPSGLTIKNNNLFFTVSYIQTDNKVIYRKEITMVDPWVKKSCFKEWNNHISAIRKAYMEQITLKKL
- a CDS encoding DUF3857 domain-containing protein, with amino-acid sequence MKNKKSRVLWMIMAMLVFSDMLFAIDYTEQEMRVREEVWGWNLPQFKNYTVPDKYKKESAIIIARHKLVEVKRQKQFSSFLQSGGLSPSLYYTDTERSLVKINDNASLKEFSEISFKKETSTRGYYSLNKFRTIIGARVIKPDGTIKEVDVANESVTVTEGKNNKESYRKLAIPDLQVGDILDYFIHKEKDLESENIPPIFFAFFSPYPTLSYSVHCEFGKKLTVEYRSINGAPEMKMINADENYTILEAEKKDLLKIDLDNINETRWLSVMRELPMIRMKILNNTSKILYKPASARSSGVYNNIPSINILNDAKCMLATQESQMSSLKKINKKISEAILNYKQNSLNATQEDLAVYCYDALRLYWPNNLEYFPPIMFMIQLEKLLKENMVEAKIGFVTSKYDARMEEITEPGDLYCVVTANENKQLFSFTGSYSPAAEIPASFQGEKASIVSVNAYKRNSPTGIEGDCSEYEIHETTADQNKNLVKMQVTFSESSPLELVINRESTYTGDQKKDFQQLLILDEDWNNEMRKNLSIEKTHLQEMDEDKNARKYVEEWQAFYDKERKEQKDNIKKEINAIHDFAPKEVLDYSMKSMGITSQNPDLQYTVKYSIEGLVKKAGSNLLLDAGKLIGTQWAPTAEDRNRLVNAILPSPRSFINEIQVEIPKGYEVQGIENLNYKIENEYGSFVSTASIAENKLNIETQKVYKKSFIPVADWNELLKVMDETNKFYSQSVILKKIQ
- a CDS encoding M13 family metallopeptidase → MKRKIFNILICGFALAATATSCKPGKHSTDKGDALAAHIDSTVKAGDDFFEFANGKWFKQNPIPASEQSNGIFQLIQDTINAQVRKICESSAAVQHAEKGSNKQKIGDFFFSGMDSLTLNKKGISDLKNDFANIDRIRDLNGIVKEAAYIHTVSSSPLFNFYIGQDDKNSSKYQVYIIQGGLSLPDRSYYTDNDARSKKIREKFVEHVGNMFRIMGYDNTKAKLAGVKLMEMESALARTSRKREDTRDPFANYNKMTSGELALLTPNLDWKTFMGSVGLAKVDSVIVGQPEFLTALNGYLKKYTIDDWKNYLKFHLLNGVSEYLDDKTFIESFSFYGTVLRGIEEPKPRWKRVVEKTDGSLGELVGQVYVDEYLPKGTKEKLEEIGDAIKSVFAERIKGLDWMSAATKEKALKKLNGVIMKVGYPDKWKDLSALQVDRSSYVNNIMKANKWEFNYMIHKYGKPVDRKEWQMQPQTYNAYYNPSNNEIVIPGCNIIVPGYEGKMADDAILYAIIGGTFGHEITHGFDDQGCKYNELGNLSNWWTDEDQKKFTAKTKMIVEQFNNYEAVDNLHINGELTQGENIADLGGVIMGYEAFKRTKQYKDNVLIAGLNPSQRFFLGYALAWMLNMRPEAVANQVKSNEHAPAKWRVIGPLSNMPEFFSAFGVKQGDKMWRPENQIVKIW